The Tenebrio molitor chromosome 2, icTenMoli1.1, whole genome shotgun sequence DNA segment ATGTTGCCATGCTCAAAGATCTAGGAGTGGATTTCTACCGATTTTCAATATCGTGGTCTAGAGTTATACCGGGGGGAGTCGCTGGCAGCCCTATTAACCAACTCGGTATAGATTACTACAAGAATTTAGTCCAAGAATTAGTCGACAATGGCATTGAACCGATGGTGTCAATGTTCCACTGGGATCTTCCCGAAGCCTTGCAGGAGCTTGGAGGTTGGCCCAATCCAGAACTTGTAGACCACTTCGCTTATTACGCTAAAACTCTATACGAAGAGCTTGGAGATTCGGTCAAACATTGGATGACTTTTAATGAGCCAAAACAGACATGTTTGGCAGGATATGGAGAGGGTAGTATGGCTCCGGGTTATACAGCAGCCAGTGGAGTAGCAGATTATCAATGTACACATATATTGCTTAAAGCACACGCCAAAGCTTATCACATTTACGATGAAGAATTTCGAGCTGAACAACAAGGTACttaatacaaataaatttcttcaaCGATATTCTTTTAACTAAGTACTTAACAGGGTCGGTCGGTATCGTCATTGATACTTCATGGTTTGAACCAGCAACTGGTAGCGACGAAGACAAAGAGGCTGCTGAAAGAGGTCTTCAGTTTACTGTACTGCAAAAATGCATTAAATGAGATTTAAATTGATCCATATTTTCACAGTTTGGATGGTATGCGAATCCTGTTGTCAACGGTAACTACCCTCAAGTTATGATAGATCGTATCGACGAAAGAAGTGCAGGTCAAGGTTACGAAACTTCTAGACTTCCTAAATTCACAGATGAAGAAATAGAATACATCAAGGGAACTCATGACTTCGTCGCACTCAATTTTTATACTGCTAATTATGCACAGGCGATAGAAGAATCAGACATAAATAATGTCGGCTATTACACCGacttaaatataaaacaattcGCTGACGAAGACTGGGAAGAATCTGCTTCTTCGTGGCTTAGGGTAATAAAAAACGAACGTTATTTTTGTTCCTGATTGAACTAAAAATCTTCTAGGTTGTACCATGGGGTATAAGAAAAGCGGTTAATTGGATCAGCAAAACGTATGATAATCCAGAAATTTTCATTACTGAAAATGGATTCTCTGACACGGGCGGTTTGGAGGATGATAGaagaataaattattataaggTAATGTTTAAAATGGACGTTAATTCAAATAGGTAACATTACTCTATGTAGGAATACCTGAGCAGTCTGCTTGAAGCTATTTTGGACGATGGTGtaaatgttacgagatatACGGCTTGGAGTTTAATGGATAACTTTGAATGGACTCGAGGTTACAGGTAGAACATTAAGATTGGcttgttaataaaattacaaagctaacaattttattttagtgaGAGATTCGGAATGTACAGTGTAGATTTCGAAGATCCTGATAGGCCTAGAACTCCAAAAGCTTCAGCAGCGTATTACAAACAAGTAATTGCTACCAGATGTTTAGTTGATGTATGCGAATAACTGCAGCTAATAACTTGCCATTTTCGTTGTTACCTCTACTtctttacatattaataaagcAATTAGAATACTcctgttaaaattatttcgtttACTTTGTTaaacgtttcaaaaaatgtataatcaACAAACACTGAGACTTCAAAATAGCACAAGGTAGGTTTACCTACcttgaaaacaataaactctttttttcactactagtcttagaaggcgtcattattgagaCTTGAatcgaccccagaagtagaatttctctccctaggttaataattttttattattaaccagtagtcaataatgaacagccgtcacctagaataaactacctcggcttaaaaaaatgtcttctctaccttggcgtataattactattattcggaatcgtattgtaatatgcacattcctaaccttatacgagggtggaaagttaaccattcctttttatctttacttccctctcttggtcagtaatacGCCACTTTCCGCCCTGTTATGAcgtttttccagtggcgtacacGAATTGACGAAAAACGGTAGAAATGAAattgcatcaaattaattgtttgtttgcgaaaaatgtaatgattccgaataaaatagtatacaaacctcgatAGGAAGGTGTTTCCTTCCTGTCTCGAGCAATAGTgcacctcggctacgccttggtaaactatcttagctctcgacaggaatgaaacactttccacctcggtatgtaatctactattactTTACCATGGGGTGTAGTGTAAGAAAAGCTGTCAATTGGATCAGCAAAACGTACCTACGATAATTCAGAaattttcattacaaaaaatgaacGCAGAGGGCCTGGAGGATAATTGAAGAATAAGTTATCAATATCATAAGGTAATCTTTAACATAGATGTTAATCCAAAtgcataaaattattttaacgcAATCTCTGTTGTCTTTACTATTAAATCCGATTTACCTCTTTTAATTATcgaaaatgatgcaaaaataGATGAaactatttcaattttttaaggtaGGTACTGGTGAGTGCACGCAGTTGCCAAATTCACCATAAAAGAAATCTTCATCCACGTACAAATTTAACaccaagaattttttaaatattactaTAGTTTTAGTgcggcattttttaaacactctgtataccGAGTTGATTCACAGGGGTACCAGCCAAATCTCTTGGTAAGATTCTAGACCAAGACAAAGAGAATCGATAGTAATCAACTCCGACGTTTAATCATCTGAACGTCTTCTTTGTACGAGTATTTGTGGTAGGAGTCGCAGGTTGCGTCACCATTGTCTTCGTTGTCGATGAAAGTGGGGTTTGTGTGGCAAACGCGGTCCCAAATGTTTTCACCTTTTCCATCTTCATTCCATGCACTTTCCACTTGGTAAGACGCGGTTGATactccaaatttgaaataacaTGGAAACGTGCGATTCGTAACTGAGTAGTAAAATTTGGATAGTCTACTCGAAAAGAAGGACACCAGGGAGTACCAACAATGTTAGTCATGGAACTATTGCTGAAAATGTCAATCACCCTGTTTTAATGAGTATAGCACAGTTTAATCTTCATTTAAATCACTTTGCGGCATTTCAAGTGATGCTAATCTCATTGTACTTGGCGATGGAAggcactaaattctacgtcgagaaagtagtacctaaattacgtaaaatttgaaatatatccttcaagcagtaacatttttgtctgaaattatgctctaattaatgtattctagtgcatttcgTAGTGTTGggatcatttaataaaaatttaaaatctctcgctggacgaagtttacTAGCCGACCGTTTTGAGCCTCTTATTTACAGCTttgcaataaaattgacaattcccattgtcacctaaatttaaaacagcacaagtagcaggtcataaataaaaatgattttcaaagtTAGAATATAAaattgcgtttaattcaaaatctaattggtgttttttcctctgatttcataaataattataggaagtgaatctgggtaggtcagtataaaaatcagaatttgactttttggtagaatttactttatatttttttttggctttgtttgcaagtgaaaaattagcaaaaaattatgaaatgtaccttaccaataccCAGGTAAGTgagaaaaatttcgacaattttttttaattagaagtcgcgatttctcgcgtgcgcgtatacgatgaaCGAACCTGTAGTTATTTAGGGTATAAGTGGGTAATATTTAATCACCCACGTatgccatacaacgttttattcaatattccaaaatttttctcTCTCCCATTTGCTTTCGAAATGTTACGAGTATTTTCAAGTCAGAAGGCGTACATAAAGTAAGAATGAAGAAAGCATTTTCCAGTCGGATATTTTACAGATTTCTAGATGCTGGTGTAACAGTGGTTGGTTTCGGGAGCCtgcattataaaattaattaacacatAATGAACACCGaccttaaaaaatattataatttactaacaataagTGCTCCTACGTCTTAATAACACTTGGAAATGTTATCAAAATTGATAAGATTTTCATCTTGAATATTTTGTAAAGATGGTATATAAGATACACTTCTCCAACAAAACGTCCTACAACAAACTGACAGGATGGAGTACAAACTAGTTTTGTTGTTGTACCTGAGTGGTTTGACATTCGGGTAAGTTATTGCTTTAAAATTCTTTGCCATGACATTATTGTTACTCTTTTAAGAATAACTAACGCAGCCATAAACCGTACTTTCCCCGCAACTGTTAAATTCGGAGCAGCCACTGCTTCCTATCAAGTTGAAGGAGCTTGGAATGAAGATGGTAAAAGTGAAAACATCTGGGATCACATCTGTCATGAAAACCCAACATATATCGTCGACCAAACAAACGGTGACATAGCATGCGACTCGTACCACAAATATAAAGAAGATGTTACTATGCTCAAAGATCTAGGAGTGGATTTCTACCGATTTTCAATATCGTGGTCTAGAGTCATTCCGGGGGGAGTCGCTGGCAGCCCTATTAACCAACTCGGTATAGATTACTACAAGAATTTAGTCCAAGAATTAGTCGACAATGGCATTGAACCGATGGTGTCAATGTTCCACTGGGATCTTCCAGAAGCCTTGCAGGAGCTTGGAGGTTGGCCCAATTCACAACTTGTAGACCACTTCGCTTATTACGCTAGAACTTTATACGAAGAACTTGGAGATTCGGTCAAACATTGGATGACATTCAATGAGCCAAAACAGACATGTCTGGCAGGATATGGAGATGGTGGTAAGGCACCGGGTTACACAGCAGCCAGTGGAGTAGCAGATTATCAATGCACACATATTTTGCTTAAAGCACACGCCAAAGCTTATCACATTTACGATGAAGAATTTCGAGCTGAACAACAAGGTAATATAAGCACATTTCTTCAACGATATTCTATTCAACTAAGTACTCAACAGGGTCGGTCGGTATCGTCATTGATACTGCATGGTATGAACCAGCAAGTGGTAGCGATGAAGACAAAGAGGCTGCTGAAAGAGGTCTTCAGTTTAATGTACTTACTGTAAAAATGCATTGATTAAGATTTAAATTGATCCATATTTTCACAGTATGGATGGTATGCGAATCCTGTTGTCAACGGCAACTACCCCCAAGTAATGATAGATCGTATCGACGAAAGAAGTGCAGCTCAGGGTTACGAAATTTCTAGACTTCCTAAATTCACAGATGAAGAAATAGAATACATCAAGGGAACTCACGATTTCATGGCTCTCAATTTGTATACTGCTACTTATGCAGAAGCGATAGAAGAATCAGACATAAATAATGTCGGCTATTACACCGACTTAAATATAAATCAATTCGTTGACGAAGACTGGGAAGAATCTGCTTCTTCATGGCTTAGGGTAACAAAAAAACGAACGTTATTTTTGTTCCtaattgaactaaaaatctTCTAGGTTGTACCATGGGGTCTAAGAAAAACGGTTAACTGGATCAGCAAAACATATGATAATCCAGAAATTTTCATTACTGAAAATGGATTTTCTGACACGGGCGGTTTGGAGGATGATGGaagaataaattattataaggTAATGTTTAAGATGGACGTTAATTCAAATAGGTAACATTACTCCATGTAGGAATACCTGAGCAGTCTGCTTGAAGCTATTTTGGACGATGGTGtaaatgttacgagatatACGGCTTGGAGTTTAATGGATAACTTTGAATGGACTGCTGGTTACAGGTAGAGCATTAAGCTTggctttaaaataaaattgcatacctaatcattttattttagtgaaaGATTCGGAATGTACAGTGTAGATTTTGAAGATTCTGATAGGCCAAGAACTCCAAAAGCTTCAGCAGCTTATTACAAGCAAGTAATTGCCACCAGATGTTTAGTAGATATGTGCGAATAGTTATTAACTTgctattttcattgttacctcTACTGCTTGTACTTAGATATTATACATTAATAAAACAGTTACAATACTCCTGTTAAAGTTATATTGTTTACTTGATTAAACGATggaaacaataaattcttttGAAAACGGTTTATCAGGCTAGGAGAAGTTAAGTTGTGTTAACTGCACTATTggtcatttttcataaaaagtTTTCTTCCGAATTCAGTGA contains these protein-coding regions:
- the LOC138123553 gene encoding myrosinase 1-like, coding for MEYKLVLLLYLSGLTFEITNAAINRTFPATVKFGAATASYQVEGAWNEDGKSENIWDHICHENPTYIVDKDNGDIACDSYHKYKEDVAMLKDLGVDFYRFSISWSRVIPGGVAGSPINQLGIDYYKNLVQELVDNGIEPMVSMFHWDLPEALQELGGWPNPELVDHFAYYAKTLYEELGDSVKHWMTFNEPKQTCLAGYGEGSMAPGYTAASGVADYQCTHILLKAHAKAYHIYDEEFRAEQQGSVGIVIDTSWFEPATGSDEDKEAAERGLQFTFGWYANPVVNGNYPQVMIDRIDERSAGQGYETSRLPKFTDEEIEYIKGTHDFVALNFYTANYAQAIEESDINNVGYYTDLNIKQFADEDWEESASSWLRVVPWGIRKAVNWISKTYDNPEIFITENGFSDTGGLEDDRRINYYKEYLSSLLEAILDDGVNVTRYTAWSLMDNFEWTRGYSERFGMYSVDFEDPDRPRTPKASAAYYKQVIATRCLVDVCE
- the LOC138123554 gene encoding myrosinase 1-like, whose translation is MEYKLVLLLYLSGLTFGITNAAINRTFPATVKFGAATASYQVEGAWNEDGKSENIWDHICHENPTYIVDQTNGDIACDSYHKYKEDVTMLKDLGVDFYRFSISWSRVIPGGVAGSPINQLGIDYYKNLVQELVDNGIEPMVSMFHWDLPEALQELGGWPNSQLVDHFAYYARTLYEELGDSVKHWMTFNEPKQTCLAGYGDGGKAPGYTAASGVADYQCTHILLKAHAKAYHIYDEEFRAEQQGSVGIVIDTAWYEPASGSDEDKEAAERGLQFNYGWYANPVVNGNYPQVMIDRIDERSAAQGYEISRLPKFTDEEIEYIKGTHDFMALNLYTATYAEAIEESDINNVGYYTDLNINQFVDEDWEESASSWLRVVPWGLRKTVNWISKTYDNPEIFITENGFSDTGGLEDDGRINYYKEYLSSLLEAILDDGVNVTRYTAWSLMDNFEWTAGYSERFGMYSVDFEDSDRPRTPKASAAYYKQVIATRCLVDMCE